In one Culex quinquefasciatus strain JHB chromosome 2, VPISU_Cqui_1.0_pri_paternal, whole genome shotgun sequence genomic region, the following are encoded:
- the LOC6048992 gene encoding ER lumen protein-retaining receptor 1-B — translation MFAIRVFGDFLHVLSFAVLLAKLWRTKSCAGISGKSQILYAIVFTMRYLDLPVNISADAFYLSSMKVVYIAISFMIVYMIYGPYKKTYDRDQDVLYNEFLVVPCFVLALYSSYDATPIEVLWTFSIFLEAIAIIPQLDLLCKIELVDGYVVCYLLALGLYRAMYLLKWTWLYYTTSFYEPNALFASFVQITLFALVFVRVFTMKQREQKSIYRVVV, via the coding sequence ATGTTCGCAATTCGCGTGTTTGGAGATTTCCTGCACGTACTGTCTTTTGCGGTGCTGCTTGCGAAGCTATGGCGCACCAAGTCGTGTGCCGggatttccgggaaatcccaaATTTTGTACGCGATCGTATTTACCATGCGTTATCTGGACCTGCCGGTAAACATCAGCGCTGACGCGTTCTACTTGTCCTCGATGAAGGTGGTTTACATCGCGATCAGCTTCATGATCGTGTACATGATCTACGGGCCGTACAAGAAGACCTACGATCGCGACCAGGACGTGCTGTACAACGAGTTTCTTGTCGTCCCGTGCTTCGTCCTGGCCCTGTACTCCTCGTACGACGCAACCCCGATCGAGGTCCTGTGGACCTTTTCGATCTTCCTGGAGGCGATCGCGATCATCCCGCAGCTGGACCTGCTCTGCAAGATCGAGCTCGTCGATGGTTACGTCGTGTGCTACCTGCTGGCGCTCGGGCTCTACCGTGCCATGTACCTGCTCAAGTGGACCTGGCTTTATTACACCACCAGCTTTTACGAACCGAACGCGCTCTTTGCCAGCTTCGTGCAGATCACCCTCTTTGCGCTCGTCTTTGTGCGCGTGTTCACGATGAAGCAGCGCGAACAAAAGTCCATCTACCGTGTGGTGGTTTAG
- the LOC119767073 gene encoding ER lumen protein-retaining receptor 1-like, whose translation MHSSPLMALLGDLLHLLPVVILLAKLWRTRSCSGISGKSQILYAFVFSAQVLDVYGTSSLGSNPPWMRVSLVLASYLIIFLIYGPYRKTYDRDQDVLFNEFLVLPCFVLALFATEGSSSPEHVLLAFAALLEIVAIVPQLELLCGVQSVDNYVVSYLVSLGLYRTVFILTWALQAREFVALPIVVSFVQILLFVVAFLRVFSLKQSKEKVPYDVVE comes from the coding sequence ATGCATTCCTCGCCCCTCATGGCGCTTCTCGGGGACCTGCTCCACTTGCTGCCCGTCGTCATTCTGCTGGCCAAACTGTGGCGAACGCGCTCATGTTCGGGAATCTCCGGCAAATCTCAAATCCTGTACGCGTTCGTGTTCAGCGCCCAAGTTCTGGACGTTTACGGGACGAGCTCGCTCGGAAGCAACCCACCGTGGATGAGGGTGTCCCTCGTACTGGCCAGTTACCTGATCATCTTTCTCATCTATGGACCGTACCGGAAGACGTACGATCGTGACCAGGACGTCCTGTTCAACGAATTTCTGGTCCTTCCCTGTTTCGTACTGGCACTGTTTGCCACGGAGGGTAGCTCATCGCCGGAACACGTGCTGTTGGCTTTCGCGGCTCTGCTTGAGATCGTCGCGATCGTGCCCCAGTTGGAGCTGCTCTGCGGAGTTCAGTCGGTGGATAATTATGTTGTGAGCTATCTGGTATCACTTGGGCTGTATCGTACCGTTTTTATTCTAACGTGGGCATTGCAGGCGAGAGAATTTGTGGCGCTTCCGATTGTCGTGAGTTTTGTGCAAATTTTACTGTTTGTGGTAGCTTTTCTGAGAGTTTTTTCTTTGAAACAGAGCAAGGAAAAGGTTCCATACGATGTTGTGGAATGA
- the LOC6048990 gene encoding ER lumen protein-retaining receptor — protein sequence MNIFRLAGDLSHLLAIILLLIKIWKTRSCAGISGKSQILFAVVYISRYLDLVTTFVSVYNTVMKLVFIVSSVATLYMMYVKFKATYDHNHDSFRIEFLLVPCFVLALLIHAAFTPLEILWTFSIYLEAVAILPQLFLVSKTGEAESITSHYLFALGSYRALYLLNWIYRYYAEGHYDLIAIFAGAIQTILYCDFFYLYITKVLKGKKLQLPA from the coding sequence ATGAATATCTTCCGACTGGCCGGTGATTTGTCACATCTTTTGGCGATTATTCTGCTGCTGATAAAAATATGGAAGACGAGGTCGTGCGCCGGAATCTCCGGCAAGTCGCAGATTCTGTTTGCGGTCGTGTACATTTCCCGCTATCTGGACCTGGTGACGACGTTCGTGAGCGTGTACAACACGGTTATGAAGCTGGTCTTTATCGTGTCGTCGGTGGCCACTTTGTACATGATGTACGTCAAGTTTAAGGCCACGTACGACCACAACCACGACTCGTTCCGCATCGAGTTCCTGCTGGTTCCGTGCTTCGTGCTGGCGCTGCTGATCCACGCCGCGTTCACCCCGCTGGAGATTTTGTGGACGTTCTCGATCTATCTGGAGGCGGTGGCCATCTTGCCGCAGCTGTTCCTGGTCAGCAAAACGGGCGAGGCGGAAAGTATCACCAGCCACTACCTGTTTGCCCTCGGATCGTACCGTGCGCTGTACCTGCTCAACTGGATCTACCGATACTACGCCGAGGGACACTACGACCTGATTGCGATCTTCGCCGGGGCCATCCAGACGATCCTGTACTGCGACTTCTTCTACCTCTACATCACCAAGGTGCTCAAGGGGAAGAAGCTGCAGCTTCCGGCGTAA
- the LOC6048985 gene encoding zinc finger protein 14 yields MAAAYKMCRLCMGRSNLNHTVLEEQFLQKIAICVSLLINPEDKSLPLDMCVLCALKVKDFYEFRQNCLEVQRLLEQNRSTVEEQPEQVPEVVHKQEPLPEPDVQEGDDDPEAEPTAAAVSQEPDIVEEHFDEQVGDSLVDVEEVAQDQITLEVPEGVELDEEPKYEIIESDYELIANEQMESFHDGEEDEEEEEEAVIEYLSYDESTQDHSELGDIPVDIKPVSVVVVHREKRKQTISRKDRDEKEIYRSLLLECEICGKSVERNRMEGHRNRHEGLRPYKCPALDCGTEFHCKISLRLHYNNRHSTDEFACDLCSKVYNSRKTLYHHKRETHAEKQFKCDQCGLQFVSNARLNRHKITHTDLREFKCPHCPKEFHRSNNLKVHLRSHTKEKPFECSLCDKAFGYQRLLRSHVERKHADA; encoded by the exons ATGGCCGCAGCTTACAAAATGTGCCGGCTCTGCATGGGCCGATCGAATCTCAACCACACCGTGCTTGAGGAACAATTTCTACAAAAGATTGCCATCTGCGTTAGTTTGCTT ATCAATCCAGAGGACAAGTCACTCCCCCTGGACATGTGTGTCCTGTGTGCGCTCAAGGTGAAAGATTTTTACGAATTTCGACAAAATTGTTTAGAGGTGCAGCGATTGCTAGAGCAAAACCGCTCCACCGTCGAGGAACAGCCTGAACAGGTTCCGGAAGTAGTCCATAAGCAGGAACCCTTACCGGAACCAGACGTGCAGGAAGGTGATGATGACCCTGAAGCAGAGCCAACTGCCGCCGCCGTCTCACAAGAACCAGACATTGTCGAAGAACACTTTGACGAACAAGTTGGGGATTCTTTGGTTGATGTGGAAGAAGTTGCGCAAGATCAAATAACGTTGGAAGTTCCCGAAGGGGTTGAGCTGGATGAAGAACCTAAATACGAGATAATCGAGTCCGACTACGAGCTTATTGCGAACGAACAGATGGAAAGCTTTCATGACGGGGAGGAGGacgaggaagaagaagaagaagcggtCATCGAATACCTCAGCTATGACGAATCCACGCAGGACCACTCTGAACTAGGAGACATTCCCGTCGACATCAAGCCAGTCTCAGTGGTTGTCGTTCACCGTGAGAAAAGAAAGCAGACCATCTCGCGGAAGGACCGTGACGAGAAGGAAATCTACCGCTCCCTGCTGCTGGAGTGTGAAATCTGCGGCAAGTCGGTGGAGCGAAACCGGATGGAAGGGCACCGCAATCGGCACGAGGGCCTGCGACCGTACAAGTGTCCCGCGTTGGATTGTGGCACCGAGTTTCACTGTAAAATTTCCCTCCGGCTGCACTACAACAATCGCCACAGCACGGATGAGTTTGCGTGCGATTTGTGCTCGAAGGTTTACAACTCCAGGAAAACGCTCTATCATCACAAGCGGGAAACGCACGCCGAGAAGCAATTCAAGTGCGACCAGTGCGGTCTGCAGTTTGTCTCAAA TGCCCGGTTAAATCGACACAAGATTACCCACACGGACTTGCGGGAGTTCAAGTGTCCGCACTGTCCGAAGGAGTTTCACCGAAGCAATAATTTGAAG GTACATCTGCGGAGTCACACCAAGGAAAAACCATTCGAGTGTTCGCTGTGCGATAAAGCGTTCGGATATCAGCGGTTGTTGCGAAGCCACGTTGAACGGAAGCATGCCGACGCGTAG